The following are from one region of the Methanospirillum hungatei genome:
- a CDS encoding proline iminopeptidase-family hydrolase, which translates to MSNTSKEGFIEIFKRKIWFRMDGSEHSGIPLLILHGGPGVPHDYLTPLSILAHERPVIWYDQLGCGNSDKSEDITHYTLDYYTQELVAIREALGLNEVHILGQSWGTMLAVNYVLSMKPKGIRSLILSAPCLSVTRWHNDQRKYINELPKDVREIIIRCEKEGSCDSSEYQEAMQVFYNKHVCRLDPWPPCLERSMEKLAFDVYEHMWGPSEFTITGTLKNYERANDLKNITIPTLFTCGRYDEASPESTRYYQSMLPGSKMVIFEDASHSHHLEQETAYLNTIKDFLLPL; encoded by the coding sequence ATGTCAAATACCAGTAAAGAAGGATTTATTGAAATATTCAAACGAAAAATCTGGTTTCGAATGGACGGATCAGAGCATTCAGGTATCCCCCTTCTTATTCTTCATGGAGGACCAGGTGTACCCCATGACTACCTGACTCCTCTCTCTATACTCGCCCACGAACGACCAGTTATCTGGTATGATCAATTAGGGTGTGGGAATTCAGATAAATCCGAGGATATAACACATTATACATTGGACTACTACACTCAGGAACTTGTTGCAATTCGCGAAGCACTTGGCCTGAACGAGGTGCATATTCTTGGTCAGTCATGGGGAACAATGCTAGCAGTTAATTACGTTCTTTCGATGAAACCCAAAGGAATACGTTCACTAATCCTCTCTGCCCCATGTCTTTCAGTGACCAGGTGGCACAATGATCAGCGTAAGTATATCAATGAGCTCCCAAAAGACGTACGGGAGATAATTATTCGGTGTGAAAAAGAAGGAAGTTGTGATTCTTCTGAATACCAGGAAGCAATGCAGGTTTTTTATAATAAGCATGTCTGCAGACTGGATCCCTGGCCTCCGTGTCTTGAAAGATCCATGGAAAAACTAGCATTTGATGTCTACGAACATATGTGGGGTCCTAGTGAATTCACGATAACCGGAACTCTGAAAAATTATGAACGAGCGAATGACCTAAAGAACATCACCATACCTACTCTCTTTACCTGTGGAAGATATGATGAAGCATCTCCAGAATCAACACGATATTATCAGAGTATGCTTCCTGGATCCAAAATGGTAATTTTTGAAGATGCATCTCATTCACATCATCTTGAACAGGAGACTGCTTATCTCAATACAATCAAAGATTTTTTATTACCATTATAA
- a CDS encoding ABC transporter ATP-binding protein has translation MQVLVLKGISKQFQNEQTHFQALSDISCVINKGEIVCLMGPSGCGKSTVLRILSGLESADTGTICGSEGNVFDPVHTAMVFQEHGLFPWLSVYDNIAYGLRMKVRKIPNEQITQKVKELLTLVHMEEFANALPHQLSGGMKQRVAVARALAIEPEILLMDEPFSALDPFSRRELQDEVIRIRDVLGTTFFIVTHNPEEAVYLGDRILILSKRPSCVIKEIQIPCKRPRDLADFFMMQCVREVTRDVTSR, from the coding sequence ATGCAGGTTTTAGTCCTAAAAGGAATATCAAAACAGTTTCAGAATGAACAAACACATTTTCAAGCATTATCAGACATCTCCTGTGTAATAAATAAAGGAGAGATAGTCTGTCTGATGGGACCTTCCGGGTGTGGGAAATCAACGGTACTTCGTATCCTTTCAGGACTCGAATCTGCCGATACCGGGACTATCTGTGGGAGTGAAGGAAATGTCTTTGATCCTGTTCACACTGCAATGGTATTTCAGGAACATGGTCTTTTTCCCTGGCTCTCTGTTTATGACAATATTGCATATGGTCTTCGAATGAAAGTTCGAAAGATCCCTAATGAGCAGATTACACAAAAAGTGAAAGAGTTGCTCACTCTTGTACACATGGAAGAGTTTGCGAATGCCCTTCCCCATCAGTTATCAGGTGGAATGAAGCAGCGGGTTGCGGTTGCCCGTGCTCTTGCCATTGAACCGGAAATTCTCCTTATGGATGAACCATTCAGTGCACTAGATCCATTTTCCAGACGTGAACTTCAGGATGAAGTGATCAGAATTCGTGATGTACTTGGAACAACGTTTTTTATTGTAACTCATAATCCGGAAGAAGCAGTCTATCTGGGAGATCGTATTTTAATTCTTTCAAAAAGACCATCATGCGTTATAAAAGAGATTCAGATCCCTTGTAAACGCCCCAGAGATTTAGCAGATTTCTTTATGATGCAATGTGTCCGTGAAGTTACCAGGGATGTGACATCCAGATAG
- a CDS encoding cache domain-containing protein has protein sequence MNNSGNVQDSSMVLALDRIITEIQDELDLVKEQNKISVESLKRSGLSGSEATKILSEKLSNVTHGHSSLIISKENDVTAASPIRFISLIGSDLGYQNETRFANERKEPVISNIFYLEEGFYGISISYPIFSEKNEYLGYTDVTIRPEEFLRPILVPFTEQTGYEVFILETGGMTVYETSEAEIGTNVLTDPIYDTNEMRNVSRTVVENKEGAIEYTFWNQNWDKQVRREAVWTSLEQDNQEWRIGLVKNLDDSNIENRSVTQISSSDLDTSISDLKQFVQDAAAAARMKGKENACADFNNLSGAYVTDDMYIFAYDMNGTTLALPYQQGLIGKSRMDLTDVNGLSIMPAFLDAAKRGGGFLYYIYKNPHNEYQNQLKLSLIEPVDENWFIGSGVYVPWINAELNQEDIKALINRVKHAVSHAQEVGKEQAVKDFNDINQSFANGGSYIFAYGYDGTTIALPYQPEIIGTNRMNYLDMYGVPIIAQEVYTAERGGGFVYVVYYNPDTANNELKLCYVLPAGDDWLIGSGIYTGTNLI, from the coding sequence ATGAATAATTCAGGAAATGTCCAGGATAGTAGTATGGTATTAGCCCTTGATAGGATTATCACAGAAATTCAGGATGAACTTGATTTAGTCAAGGAACAAAATAAAATAAGTGTTGAATCGCTTAAAAGATCTGGTTTGTCAGGAAGTGAAGCAACAAAAATTCTCTCAGAAAAACTCTCTAATGTTACACATGGACATTCCTCTTTGATTATTTCAAAAGAAAATGATGTTACCGCCGCATCTCCTATCCGATTCATAAGCCTTATTGGTAGCGATTTAGGTTATCAGAATGAAACCCGGTTTGCGAATGAAAGAAAAGAACCGGTGATTAGTAATATATTTTATCTTGAAGAAGGGTTTTATGGGATTTCAATAAGTTACCCGATATTTTCTGAAAAAAATGAATATCTCGGGTATACTGATGTAACGATTCGCCCAGAAGAATTCCTTCGTCCTATCCTTGTTCCCTTCACTGAACAGACCGGTTATGAAGTTTTCATTCTGGAAACAGGAGGTATGACTGTTTATGAGACCAGTGAGGCAGAGATTGGAACAAATGTCCTCACGGATCCAATTTATGATACGAATGAGATGAGAAATGTTTCACGTACTGTTGTGGAAAATAAAGAGGGAGCTATAGAATACACATTCTGGAATCAAAACTGGGATAAACAGGTCAGACGTGAGGCAGTGTGGACATCATTGGAACAGGATAATCAGGAATGGCGAATTGGTCTTGTTAAAAACCTTGATGATTCAAATATTGAAAATAGATCAGTCACTCAAATATCTTCATCAGATCTTGATACAAGTATTTCTGACCTGAAGCAATTTGTTCAGGATGCAGCAGCAGCAGCACGAATGAAAGGTAAGGAGAATGCTTGTGCCGATTTTAACAACCTTTCGGGGGCGTATGTTACTGATGACATGTATATTTTTGCTTATGATATGAACGGAACAACTCTGGCACTTCCGTATCAGCAGGGCCTTATCGGAAAAAGCCGAATGGATCTTACTGATGTGAATGGATTATCAATTATGCCTGCCTTTTTGGATGCAGCCAAACGAGGAGGAGGATTTCTTTACTATATCTATAAAAATCCTCATAATGAGTACCAGAATCAACTTAAATTGTCTTTGATTGAACCAGTTGATGAAAATTGGTTCATTGGTTCCGGTGTATATGTTCCCTGGATAAATGCAGAATTAAATCAAGAGGATATAAAAGCACTTATAAACCGGGTAAAACATGCAGTCAGTCATGCACAGGAGGTTGGAAAAGAGCAGGCTGTAAAGGATTTTAATGACATAAATCAATCATTTGCAAATGGTGGATCATATATCTTTGCCTATGGATATGATGGCACTACCATTGCTCTTCCCTATCAACCAGAAATAATCGGAACAAACCGGATGAACTATTTGGATATGTATGGTGTACCAATTATTGCTCAGGAAGTCTACACTGCAGAGAGAGGCGGGGGATTTGTTTATGTGGTTTATTATAATCCGGATACCGCAAATAATGAATTAAAACTCTGTTATGTTCTTCCAGCCGGAGATGACTGGCTGATTGGTTCTGGTATCTATACCGGAACAAATCTCATATAA
- a CDS encoding PAS domain S-box protein, translating to MDTDQPFNQNDLITLLYVDDEPDLLMIGKIFLERTGGFQVDTMTSAEEAIKIQLNQTYDAIVSDYQMPGMDGIEFLKVVRNSYGDVPFILFTGRGREEVVIEAINNGADFYLQKGGETKSQFAELSHKIKQAVRRRRAENDRQKQFEELIETKEALQESESKFRAIVETTPDVIWEIDLDGIFTYISPRSEDIIGYTPDEVIGKSYNSILHPDGQKSLKKLFDNINNRNPGLTSFDIPAIHKNGHIVILNCRSHPLIHSNGAIIGFRGITTDVTKKTEFVNALHESELRLRSFFEATNEAVFLIDEDGRIIEWNSSAERISGIRKDEALGMYLWNLMYRLVPPEHRNEISQTQIVQSIQTSLKTGIPVFREPRIFEAIRPDGKRIFTRQTVFPIKTEIGYRFGSISQDITEERYMAEALRESEERFRGMAERSPDLIIILDKEMNISYVSPSVRNILGYKPDELIKHPVDSACAPIFSRSSLNLQEIISKVKRGEAIENEELLLQKYDGTGVFVNFYAIPVMNAEILSGVQISMRDITQKKNTEQILRESEEKFVTLFKKNPVPLTLVSAADGSFVDVNDNFVLNTGFSRDDIIGKKAHDIGIFLNDSEYLKFSKEIRENHAVNGLELQCRTKSGDIRVCRFTSSIVIIRGVPQILSSIEDITQYKQNENTVREREERYRLIMQNAYEGILVNDLTPNGPGTFVDANESACNILGMPREELQSKKLIDLDTPDMKVRAPAIMKEILKNGHASFQTNYISPDNQEKFIDISVSLFTLNKKPTMLSIIRDITNQKAAESALNAMVTSMVGISGKDSLDRITDSISEWLFADCVMIGEISPDKEYVQALSMVFDGKRVAEFSFPIKGTPCEKTLKHGFTFFPDSLSTIYPETKKITGRDFQGYIGSQLKNSNGEITGLMCIVSNNPINPGISVKEIIDIIAGKAGADIELAHIEQVLLENQRMLAETMDMANLVSWEYIFSSQTFVFNDRFYAMYGTTAEREGGYHMDAETYIREFVYPADIPKVIEEASKSSNAIDPNFISVFEHRFIRRDGEIRHVSVQVRAIFDEHGTLIKTHGANQDITERKLIEEAILKANRQLNLLSSITRHDILNNISVFYGYLELLEMESENSGTSVYIQKMSEGIQKIQSQIEFSRIYQDLGSQKPMWISLDTILSNLSPPDTIHFTANVSGIFIFADPMLERVFYNLLDNSIRHGDNLTTVFVSAYESERSLMIVFEDDGVGVPIIDKNQIFERGFGKNTGHGLFLVREILSLTGITIQESGVPGKGARFEIIVPSGSYRINR from the coding sequence ATGGACACAGACCAACCCTTCAATCAAAATGACTTGATTACTCTGCTCTATGTAGATGACGAACCGGATCTTCTCATGATTGGGAAGATATTTCTGGAGCGAACCGGTGGATTTCAAGTAGATACCATGACATCTGCCGAAGAGGCAATAAAAATCCAACTCAACCAGACCTATGATGCTATAGTGTCTGATTACCAGATGCCTGGAATGGATGGGATAGAATTCTTAAAAGTCGTGAGGAATTCATATGGTGATGTCCCATTCATCCTTTTTACTGGCCGTGGTCGGGAAGAAGTCGTTATTGAGGCTATCAATAATGGTGCAGATTTTTATCTTCAGAAAGGGGGGGAAACCAAGTCACAGTTTGCTGAGTTGTCTCATAAAATAAAACAAGCAGTCAGAAGAAGGCGAGCAGAAAATGACCGGCAAAAACAATTCGAAGAACTAATAGAGACGAAAGAAGCTCTTCAGGAGAGTGAATCCAAATTTCGAGCAATTGTTGAAACTACTCCTGATGTTATCTGGGAAATAGACCTGGACGGGATTTTTACCTATATTAGTCCAAGAAGTGAGGATATTATTGGGTATACTCCTGATGAAGTGATCGGAAAATCATACAATTCAATTCTTCATCCAGATGGACAAAAATCACTTAAAAAGCTCTTTGATAATATTAATAATCGAAACCCTGGACTTACCTCATTTGATATCCCAGCAATTCATAAAAATGGACATATCGTTATACTCAATTGTCGATCACATCCCTTGATCCATTCAAACGGGGCAATCATCGGATTTCGGGGTATTACGACTGATGTGACCAAGAAGACAGAATTTGTAAATGCACTCCACGAAAGCGAACTCCGCCTTCGATCTTTCTTTGAAGCGACAAACGAAGCGGTTTTTCTAATCGACGAAGATGGGAGAATCATTGAATGGAATTCAAGCGCTGAAAGGATATCAGGTATTCGAAAGGATGAAGCTCTTGGCATGTATCTTTGGAACCTGATGTATCGTCTTGTCCCACCGGAACATCGGAATGAAATAAGTCAGACACAAATAGTACAATCAATCCAAACCTCACTTAAAACAGGTATTCCTGTTTTTCGAGAACCCAGGATATTTGAGGCAATTCGTCCGGATGGAAAACGAATATTTACGAGACAAACTGTTTTTCCAATAAAAACAGAAATCGGATATCGATTTGGTTCGATATCACAGGATATTACTGAAGAACGGTATATGGCCGAAGCACTCAGGGAAAGTGAAGAAAGGTTTCGTGGGATGGCAGAACGATCACCTGACCTAATTATTATCCTTGATAAGGAGATGAATATCTCTTATGTTTCGCCTTCTGTAAGAAATATTCTTGGATATAAGCCAGATGAACTGATAAAACATCCTGTAGACTCTGCTTGTGCACCTATTTTTTCACGAAGTTCATTGAATCTTCAGGAGATTATCAGTAAAGTAAAACGAGGGGAAGCTATCGAAAATGAAGAACTCCTCTTACAAAAATATGACGGAACAGGAGTTTTTGTTAATTTCTATGCAATACCGGTAATGAATGCAGAAATCTTATCTGGTGTTCAGATTTCCATGCGGGACATTACCCAAAAGAAAAATACCGAACAAATACTTCGAGAATCAGAAGAAAAATTTGTAACGTTGTTCAAAAAAAATCCGGTGCCTCTTACGCTGGTATCAGCAGCTGATGGTAGTTTTGTAGATGTGAATGATAATTTTGTACTCAATACAGGTTTCAGTCGGGATGACATTATCGGAAAAAAAGCGCATGATATAGGTATTTTTTTAAATGATTCTGAGTATCTAAAATTCTCTAAAGAGATCAGGGAAAACCACGCGGTTAATGGTTTGGAATTACAGTGTCGCACAAAATCCGGTGATATTCGAGTATGCAGGTTTACATCAAGCATTGTAATAATCAGGGGTGTACCTCAAATCCTTTCTTCCATTGAAGACATTACGCAATATAAACAGAACGAGAATACAGTACGTGAAAGGGAGGAGAGATACCGGCTCATTATGCAAAATGCATATGAGGGAATTTTAGTAAACGACCTAACTCCCAATGGACCTGGAACTTTTGTTGATGCGAATGAATCTGCCTGTAATATCCTTGGCATGCCACGAGAGGAGTTACAGAGCAAAAAATTGATCGATCTGGACACTCCGGATATGAAAGTTAGAGCACCTGCAATCATGAAAGAAATTTTAAAAAACGGGCATGCTTCCTTTCAAACAAATTATATTTCCCCTGATAACCAGGAAAAGTTTATCGACATAAGTGTTTCTTTGTTTACCCTCAACAAGAAACCCACGATGCTTTCGATTATTCGAGACATTACTAACCAGAAGGCTGCAGAATCAGCATTGAATGCTATGGTTACCAGTATGGTAGGTATATCTGGTAAGGACTCCCTTGATCGAATCACAGATAGTATCAGCGAATGGCTTTTTGCAGATTGTGTCATGATTGGTGAGATAAGTCCAGATAAAGAATACGTACAGGCCCTTTCGATGGTTTTTGATGGGAAAAGAGTTGCTGAATTTTCATTTCCTATTAAAGGTACACCCTGTGAAAAAACATTAAAACATGGATTTACTTTTTTTCCTGACAGTCTTTCGACAATTTATCCAGAAACTAAGAAAATTACTGGACGGGATTTCCAGGGATATATTGGATCCCAGTTAAAAAACTCGAACGGGGAAATCACGGGGCTTATGTGCATCGTCTCAAATAATCCTATAAATCCTGGTATTTCGGTTAAGGAAATTATTGATATTATTGCAGGAAAGGCAGGTGCAGATATTGAACTTGCACATATTGAACAAGTCCTGCTGGAAAACCAGCGAATGCTAGCCGAAACTATGGATATGGCCAATCTCGTTAGTTGGGAATATATTTTTTCATCACAGACATTTGTTTTTAATGACCGGTTTTATGCCATGTATGGAACAACAGCAGAGAGGGAGGGAGGCTATCACATGGATGCTGAAACATACATTCGTGAATTTGTTTATCCTGCTGATATACCTAAAGTAATTGAAGAAGCGAGCAAGAGTTCGAATGCTATTGATCCAAATTTTATTTCTGTTTTTGAACACCGGTTCATTCGAAGGGATGGTGAAATCCGCCATGTATCTGTGCAGGTAAGAGCGATTTTTGATGAACATGGAACCCTTATTAAAACTCATGGAGCCAACCAGGATATTACTGAACGAAAACTGATCGAAGAAGCTATTTTGAAGGCCAACAGGCAATTAAATCTTCTCTCAAGCATTACACGTCATGATATTCTTAACAATATTTCTGTTTTTTATGGATATCTTGAACTTTTAGAGATGGAATCAGAAAATTCAGGTACATCTGTATATATTCAAAAAATGTCCGAAGGAATTCAGAAAATTCAGTCACAAATAGAATTTTCACGGATTTATCAGGATCTTGGTTCACAAAAACCTATGTGGATATCTCTTGATACCATTCTGTCAAACTTATCCCCACCGGATACCATTCATTTTACGGCCAATGTATCCGGAATTTTTATTTTTGCTGATCCAATGCTTGAAAGAGTATTCTATAATTTGCTGGATAATTCCATCAGGCACGGTGATAATCTAACAACAGTATTCGTTTCAGCATATGAATCAGAGCGTTCCTTGATGATAGTTTTTGAAGATGATGGTGTCGGAGTTCCTATAATAGATAAAAATCAGATTTTCGAGAGAGGATTTGGTAAAAATACCGGGCATGGTCTGTTTCTGGTCAGGGAAATTCTTTCATTGACTGGAATTACAATACAGGAATCAGGTGTACCTGGAAAAGGGGCCAGATTTGAAATCATCGTACCTTCTGGTTCGTATAGGATAAACCGATGA
- a CDS encoding C45 family autoproteolytic acyltransferase/hydolase — MKKSNFKYRSNLFILLCFFVLVGIGSNATADTISSPDGKGYRFEKDGWTYLHIEGAPYERGFQHGYLMAPEIAEVQDTIRYLTYHDTGMEWDYFLHAANEMFPAHIDEEFLTEMKGIAEGAQEAGTNVSFEEILGWNAYKELTGYWWPTVKSEAYKKMEIETDSCSAFIATGDFTEHGDIVLGHNTWTAFERAHFFDLLADVQPEDGNRIFMQTAPGLLDSSTDYLVTSAGLMIAETTINSFNQYKANMSPAFYRLRNAAQYADNLDEFVSIMNTNRSGGFANSWLVGDAKTGEIMRFEQGLKFFNVTKTDNGYFAGANSAEDPRIRNLECSSLDPTDIRTGVSARMVRIPQLIEQFKGKISTETGKKILSDEYDVWLQKENPSTRTVNGVYWLDSNPYPNRPPFKPMGAYDGKVMDSEMAKNMSIEARWGSPSGRVFDADTFLSEHPQYGYLKGYLKSFPTHSWNVFHAGEKE, encoded by the coding sequence ATGAAAAAATCTAATTTTAAGTATCGCTCAAACCTTTTCATTCTATTATGCTTTTTTGTTCTGGTAGGCATCGGAAGCAATGCTACTGCAGATACCATATCCTCTCCGGACGGGAAAGGCTACCGGTTTGAAAAGGACGGGTGGACGTACCTCCATATTGAAGGTGCCCCATATGAACGAGGATTCCAGCATGGATATCTGATGGCACCTGAAATTGCTGAAGTTCAGGACACCATCAGGTATCTAACCTATCATGATACCGGAATGGAATGGGATTATTTTCTTCATGCTGCGAATGAAATGTTCCCAGCACACATCGATGAAGAGTTCCTGACCGAGATGAAAGGAATTGCAGAAGGGGCACAGGAGGCCGGAACAAATGTCAGTTTTGAGGAGATTCTTGGGTGGAATGCATACAAGGAACTGACCGGATACTGGTGGCCGACGGTGAAATCCGAAGCATACAAAAAGATGGAGATTGAAACTGATTCATGTAGTGCATTTATCGCAACTGGGGATTTTACCGAACATGGGGATATTGTCCTTGGTCATAATACCTGGACAGCATTTGAACGGGCACATTTCTTTGATCTGTTGGCAGATGTTCAGCCTGAAGACGGGAACCGTATCTTCATGCAGACCGCACCAGGTCTTCTGGATAGCTCTACTGATTACCTGGTGACCAGTGCAGGACTCATGATTGCAGAGACGACGATAAACTCGTTCAATCAATATAAGGCGAATATGTCTCCTGCTTTTTACCGACTTCGGAATGCTGCACAATATGCAGATAATCTGGATGAATTTGTCTCCATTATGAATACCAACCGGAGCGGCGGGTTTGCGAACAGCTGGCTTGTAGGCGATGCCAAAACCGGGGAGATTATGCGGTTTGAACAGGGATTAAAATTCTTCAATGTCACAAAGACAGATAATGGGTATTTCGCCGGTGCCAACTCTGCTGAAGATCCCCGGATTAGAAATCTTGAGTGTTCAAGTCTTGACCCGACCGATATCAGAACAGGAGTGAGTGCTAGGATGGTCAGGATCCCACAGTTAATAGAGCAGTTCAAAGGAAAAATTTCCACTGAAACAGGAAAAAAGATCCTCTCTGATGAGTATGATGTCTGGCTTCAGAAGGAAAACCCATCCACCCGGACAGTGAATGGTGTATATTGGCTTGATTCAAATCCCTATCCAAACCGGCCGCCATTTAAACCGATGGGTGCATATGACGGGAAAGTTATGGACTCTGAAATGGCGAAAAACATGAGTATAGAGGCCCGGTGGGGATCTCCGTCTGGTAGAGTCTTTGATGCTGATACGTTCCTTTCAGAGCATCCACAATATGGATATCTCAAAGGTTACCTCAAATCGTTCCCTACACACTCGTGGAATGTATTTCATGCCGGGGAAAAAGAATAA
- a CDS encoding ABC transporter permease, giving the protein MKRFHGFIKGLAIPVGIILIWQVLSIYIQNSFILPGWETIIPVLIHPFDPLFGGASLYQNSFTSLQRVLNGFFLAVLIGVFLGLLCGWSKSAEDYVNPIIQILRPVPPIAWMPLAIAWFKIGFGSLIFIIFIGSFFPVFISTIEGVRSVRVRWLEVAQTLGATTLEIFKTVVIPGALPSIWTGLRLAFGVAWMCLVAAEMLPGTSAGLGYLIMFAYNLGQIQVIVAGMIIIGVIGIVADYFFRMGQTKLFNWQGKE; this is encoded by the coding sequence ATGAAGCGGTTTCATGGATTTATCAAGGGACTTGCCATACCTGTAGGAATTATCTTAATCTGGCAGGTTCTTTCGATATACATTCAAAACAGTTTCATACTGCCCGGCTGGGAAACAATCATTCCAGTCCTGATTCACCCTTTTGACCCATTATTTGGTGGGGCTTCACTATATCAAAACAGTTTCACCAGTCTTCAGCGTGTTTTAAATGGATTTTTCCTTGCGGTATTAATTGGTGTATTTTTAGGGCTCTTATGTGGGTGGTCAAAATCTGCAGAGGATTATGTTAATCCCATTATCCAGATCTTACGACCAGTCCCACCTATTGCCTGGATGCCTCTAGCGATTGCATGGTTTAAAATTGGATTCGGCTCTCTCATCTTTATTATTTTCATCGGTTCGTTTTTTCCGGTCTTTATCAGTACGATTGAAGGAGTCAGGAGTGTCAGGGTACGATGGCTTGAAGTTGCACAGACTCTTGGAGCCACGACCTTAGAAATATTCAAAACGGTAGTCATTCCTGGAGCTTTACCTTCAATTTGGACTGGATTGCGTCTGGCATTCGGGGTTGCATGGATGTGTCTTGTAGCAGCTGAGATGTTACCCGGAACAAGTGCTGGCCTAGGATATCTGATTATGTTTGCATATAATCTGGGACAGATACAGGTCATTGTTGCTGGTATGATTATCATCGGGGTGATCGGTATTGTTGCAGATTATTTCTTCAGAATGGGACAAACAAAGCTCTTTAACTGGCAGGGGAAGGAGTAA
- a CDS encoding ABC transporter substrate-binding protein, with amino-acid sequence MVLGMRAGYILLICIIIIASLVLVYELPSNYRVRDIPDQPQVQIVYGTSGIMPQLLNTSQVDAFFVWESVVSTAEMGGIGKVIARDADIPPDRKWENTACNVLVMRNSFITEYPEIASLLSAVTIAGIQKIYDDPGEAVNITARWVYGSKPIRSAGLFLDPIELEKNAFPHIVFTDNASLPDLGLIEKSLSDNIMSDHSSSNTVGSVYKRALDLLNGSKPHISKTPSSVRIGYLPSADLYAPLYVTIIESDRICETYGFCLAPRSDTSDRPDECQLIVNDKPVADVQLLPGQVGGGIMTGLGQRAIDVAYIGSVPTLMQISMGNPASIIHSINAGGSGLVVDDQAPCDDWNSFIEWVENRSFSGQPLIIAVPQSSIQEEMMREAFEYEGIQISLYGLPSFGAL; translated from the coding sequence ATGGTACTTGGAATGAGGGCAGGGTATATTCTCCTGATTTGTATAATTATTATAGCATCTCTGGTTCTCGTTTACGAGTTGCCTTCAAATTACAGAGTAAGGGATATTCCTGACCAGCCCCAGGTTCAGATAGTATATGGAACATCAGGAATTATGCCCCAGCTCCTGAATACCAGCCAGGTAGATGCCTTTTTTGTGTGGGAGTCAGTTGTCTCGACGGCAGAGATGGGAGGGATTGGAAAGGTAATTGCCAGGGATGCAGATATTCCGCCTGACAGGAAATGGGAGAACACTGCATGTAATGTTCTCGTAATGCGAAATTCATTTATTACTGAATACCCAGAAATTGCCTCCCTCCTGTCTGCGGTGACAATTGCCGGAATACAAAAAATATATGATGACCCAGGTGAGGCTGTCAACATTACCGCACGATGGGTGTATGGCTCTAAACCCATCAGGTCAGCAGGTCTTTTCCTTGATCCTATTGAGTTAGAGAAAAATGCGTTTCCTCACATTGTATTTACCGATAATGCATCTCTTCCGGATCTAGGTTTAATTGAAAAATCCCTGTCAGATAATATAATGTCAGATCATTCTTCATCAAATACGGTTGGTTCGGTATACAAACGTGCTTTAGATCTCCTCAATGGCTCAAAACCACATATTTCCAAGACTCCTTCATCTGTCCGGATTGGGTATCTTCCTTCTGCTGATCTGTATGCTCCTCTATATGTTACAATCATAGAATCTGATAGGATTTGTGAAACCTATGGATTTTGTCTTGCACCAAGATCTGACACATCCGACCGACCGGATGAATGTCAACTTATTGTCAATGACAAACCGGTTGCCGACGTTCAGTTACTGCCTGGCCAAGTCGGAGGAGGGATTATGACCGGGCTTGGACAGAGAGCGATTGACGTTGCATATATCGGGAGTGTCCCCACCCTAATGCAGATATCAATGGGCAATCCTGCTTCGATTATTCATTCTATTAATGCAGGGGGTTCTGGTCTGGTTGTGGATGATCAGGCTCCCTGTGACGATTGGAACTCATTTATTGAATGGGTGGAAAATCGGTCTTTTTCAGGGCAGCCGTTAATTATTGCTGTTCCTCAAAGTTCAATTCAGGAAGAAATGATGCGGGAAGCATTTGAATATGAGGGAATACAAATCTCCCTATACGGACTTCCGAGTTTTGGAGCACTATGA